A genomic region of Gemmata massiliana contains the following coding sequences:
- a CDS encoding carboxylate-amine ligase: protein MKAPSLTLGIEEEYQIIDPATGELRSYITQILDEGKVTLKEQIKAELHQSMVEVGTEICQTPNDARNELVKLRRSISELAGRHGLVIAAAGTHPFSNWEKQEITPFERYLGVQNDMQDLARQLLIFGTHVHIGIEDRDFLIDAMNVARYFAPHILCLSTSSPFWTGRNTGLKSYRSIIFRHFPRSGVPPLFNDWSEYSGMVDTMTRTGCIPDGSKIWYDVRPNHRYPTLEFRICDVCTKVDEAVCIAALFQAIIAKLWKLRRDNMTFRVYPTELIEENKWRAVRYGLDGKLLDLGKQKEVPVRELIHELIDWFLRDVIDELGTRKEIEYAYKILESGSSADRQLKTYTQTGTTRAVVDQLVRETQEGIS from the coding sequence ATGAAAGCCCCGTCGCTCACGCTCGGCATCGAGGAGGAGTACCAGATCATCGACCCCGCGACGGGGGAACTGAGATCGTACATCACGCAGATTCTGGACGAGGGCAAAGTCACCCTGAAGGAGCAGATCAAGGCCGAGTTGCACCAGTCGATGGTGGAAGTGGGCACCGAGATCTGCCAGACGCCGAACGATGCCCGCAACGAACTGGTGAAACTGCGCCGGAGTATCAGCGAGCTGGCGGGGCGGCACGGGCTGGTAATCGCTGCGGCCGGCACGCACCCGTTCTCGAACTGGGAGAAACAGGAGATCACGCCGTTCGAGCGCTACTTGGGCGTTCAGAACGACATGCAGGATCTGGCGCGTCAGTTGCTCATCTTCGGCACCCACGTTCACATCGGGATCGAGGACCGCGACTTCCTGATTGATGCGATGAACGTGGCCCGGTACTTCGCGCCGCACATTTTGTGTCTCAGTACGTCGTCGCCGTTCTGGACCGGGCGCAACACCGGACTCAAGAGCTACCGCTCGATCATCTTCCGTCACTTTCCCCGATCCGGCGTCCCGCCGCTGTTCAACGACTGGAGCGAGTACAGCGGCATGGTGGACACGATGACGCGAACCGGGTGCATCCCGGACGGGTCCAAAATCTGGTACGACGTGCGCCCGAACCACCGCTACCCAACGCTCGAATTCCGCATCTGCGACGTCTGCACAAAAGTGGACGAAGCGGTGTGCATTGCGGCGCTGTTCCAGGCGATCATCGCGAAACTGTGGAAGCTCCGGCGCGACAACATGACGTTCCGTGTGTACCCGACCGAGCTGATCGAGGAGAACAAGTGGCGCGCGGTGCGGTACGGCTTGGATGGCAAGTTGCTCGACCTAGGCAAACAGAAGGAAGTGCCGGTCCGCGAGCTGATTCACGAGTTGATCGACTGGTTCCTGCGTGACGTGATCGACGAACTCGGCACGCGCAAGGAGATCGAGTATGCGTATAAGATTCTGGAAAGTGGTTCCAGCGCCGACCGCCAACTGAAGACGTACACCCAAACCGGCACGACGCGGGCGGTGGTCGACCAGTTGGTGCGGGAGACGCAGGAGGGGATTTCTTAG
- a CDS encoding ATP-grasp domain-containing protein: MKRVGVIVGREWSFPPRFIDEVNGRNAGVVAEFAKLGGTRMDEPVPYNVLVDRISHEVPYYRSYLKHAVLEGVTVINNPFMWTADDKFFGASLCAKLGLAHPKTMALPNKDYVPGIVKTESLRNLEYPINWQGIADYVGLPCILKDAHGGGWRGVYVCHSVEELIRYYDSSGLLTMIAQEFIQWDQYVRCMCLGRNLVLPMPYDTNNRRYVPDQNYLSPALRNRVIDDSLKLVDALGYDMNTVEWAIKDGVPYAIDFMNPAPDMDVNSLTPEYFEWVVKHMADLVIDQALNPRPQLAELKWGKLF; this comes from the coding sequence GTGAAACGTGTCGGCGTGATCGTGGGGCGCGAGTGGTCGTTCCCGCCGCGGTTCATCGACGAGGTGAACGGGCGGAACGCGGGCGTCGTCGCGGAGTTTGCCAAACTCGGCGGCACCCGGATGGACGAGCCGGTGCCGTACAACGTGCTCGTGGACCGCATCTCACATGAGGTGCCGTACTACCGGAGCTACTTGAAGCACGCCGTTCTCGAAGGCGTGACCGTCATCAACAACCCGTTCATGTGGACGGCCGACGACAAGTTTTTCGGCGCGTCGTTGTGCGCGAAGCTCGGCCTCGCGCACCCCAAGACGATGGCCCTGCCGAACAAGGACTACGTTCCTGGCATCGTGAAGACGGAGAGCCTGCGGAACCTTGAATACCCCATCAACTGGCAGGGGATCGCGGACTACGTTGGCTTGCCGTGCATCCTCAAGGATGCCCACGGCGGGGGCTGGCGCGGGGTGTACGTGTGCCACAGCGTCGAGGAACTGATCCGCTACTACGACAGCTCCGGGCTGCTCACGATGATCGCCCAGGAGTTCATCCAGTGGGACCAGTACGTCCGCTGCATGTGCCTGGGCCGGAATCTCGTGCTCCCGATGCCCTACGACACCAACAACCGCCGGTACGTTCCCGACCAGAACTACCTCTCGCCCGCGCTCCGGAACCGGGTGATCGACGACTCGCTGAAGCTCGTGGACGCACTCGGCTACGACATGAACACGGTGGAGTGGGCGATCAAGGACGGCGTACCCTACGCGATCGACTTCATGAACCCGGCGCCCGACATGGACGTGAACTCACTCACCCCCGAATACTTCGAGTGGGTGGTGAAGCACATGGCCGATCTGGTCATCGACCAGGCACTCAACCCGCGCCCGCAGTTAGCGGAATTGAAGTGGGGCAAACTCTTTTAG
- a CDS encoding esterase family protein produces the protein MHRAYHRWWSPALHRDMELLEFGHGGARVIAFPTSRGRFFEWENRGLVHALGHALENGWLHLVCLDAVDAESWYAYHEHPGARAWRHEQYTNYVMNEALPWARWRNDHPFTIFAGASFGAFHALSMGLRFPDRVNRILSMSGLTDIKMFMGGYHNETVYSQNPVDFIPNEHDPWRLDRLREQELILAVGREDRLLNQNRELSGKLWARGIGNALREWDGMAHDWPVWHDMIRMYIGGHD, from the coding sequence ATGCACCGGGCGTATCACCGCTGGTGGAGTCCAGCGCTCCACCGCGATATGGAACTGCTTGAGTTCGGGCACGGCGGGGCGCGAGTGATCGCGTTCCCCACGTCGCGCGGGCGCTTCTTCGAGTGGGAGAACCGCGGGCTGGTTCACGCACTGGGGCACGCGCTCGAAAACGGGTGGTTGCACCTCGTGTGTCTGGACGCGGTGGACGCCGAGAGCTGGTACGCCTACCACGAGCATCCCGGCGCCCGGGCGTGGCGCCACGAGCAGTACACGAACTACGTCATGAACGAGGCGCTCCCGTGGGCGCGCTGGCGGAACGATCACCCGTTTACGATCTTCGCCGGGGCGAGCTTCGGGGCGTTCCACGCGCTGTCGATGGGATTGCGGTTCCCGGACCGAGTAAACCGCATTCTGAGCATGAGCGGGCTGACCGACATTAAGATGTTCATGGGCGGGTACCACAACGAAACCGTTTACTCGCAGAACCCGGTAGACTTTATCCCGAACGAACACGACCCCTGGCGCCTGGACCGGCTCCGTGAGCAGGAGCTCATTCTCGCGGTGGGGCGCGAGGACCGCTTGCTGAACCAGAACCGGGAACTGTCGGGTAAACTGTGGGCTAGGGGGATCGGGAACGCCCTGCGCGAGTGGGACGGTATGGCCCACGATTGGCCCGTGTGGCACGACATGATTCGGATGTATATTGGTGGGCACGATTGA
- a CDS encoding Uma2 family endonuclease, with protein MAAATEAPYSFADLHARLGGIPLNRIRMRPSPGSATEGDLERAGKPICELIDGVLVDKPMGAFESFLGVELSRPIANHVEANDLGVTLGEAGFVRLGENLVRAPDVTFIPWSEFPNDEVPADEAFWTVAPGLVVEVLSPSNTVAEIDRKLAEFFAVGCKLAWTIDPRAKTARVYTSVKKFKELDETGILSGGKVLPGFSLGSRSCSRRQSARRKSRGKAVRPC; from the coding sequence ATGGCGGCGGCAACCGAGGCACCGTATTCCTTCGCGGACCTGCACGCGCGACTCGGTGGCATCCCGCTGAACCGCATCCGCATGCGCCCGTCGCCGGGCAGCGCGACGGAGGGCGATCTGGAGCGTGCGGGTAAGCCGATCTGCGAACTGATCGACGGCGTCCTTGTGGATAAGCCGATGGGGGCCTTTGAATCGTTCCTCGGAGTGGAACTTTCCCGGCCAATCGCGAACCATGTCGAAGCCAACGATTTGGGCGTCACGCTCGGTGAAGCGGGATTCGTTCGATTGGGCGAGAACCTCGTTCGCGCGCCCGATGTGACGTTTATTCCGTGGTCTGAGTTTCCGAACGACGAGGTTCCCGCCGACGAAGCGTTTTGGACGGTCGCACCGGGCTTGGTCGTCGAGGTTCTCAGCCCGTCGAACACGGTCGCCGAGATCGATCGGAAGCTCGCGGAGTTTTTCGCGGTCGGGTGCAAGCTCGCATGGACCATCGATCCGCGTGCGAAGACGGCGCGAGTGTACACATCGGTGAAGAAGTTTAAGGAACTGGACGAGACCGGTATTCTCAGTGGCGGAAAAGTGTTGCCGGGGTTCAGCCTTGGCTCGCGGAGTTGTTCGCGGCGCCAAAGCGCAAGAAGAAAAAGCCGCGGTAAGGCTGTGCGCCCCTGCTGA
- a CDS encoding sugar phosphate isomerase/epimerase family protein: MAKARISIGTWAYLFNQEQPTNDFHVILHKLQDLGYDGVELGSFGPHPSPVSHPTKASRQKLRKEIADHGLALSGIAVDLWAFKNPGTSIVDENPAAYLTAFLGWCAFAADLDVKTIRVDTVIAPDYFEKEGKELGAEKGMERIASAWDKASKMAADYGMNICWEFEPGFAFNKPSEIVRLVDLVRAKGNNNFGVLYDTCHAHMCAVVAANQTGTKETLPGGELELLEKLKGKITHVHVIDSDGSLNEHNTSTHNPFGTGKLDFDKLAPALLKAEVPHDWWCVDLCFWPHAWDVTAQSKKYLDKLRDKFAAA, from the coding sequence ATGGCGAAGGCTCGCATCTCGATCGGCACGTGGGCATATTTATTTAACCAGGAACAACCGACGAACGACTTCCACGTCATTCTGCACAAGCTCCAGGATCTCGGTTACGACGGCGTGGAACTGGGCAGCTTCGGCCCGCACCCCAGCCCCGTGTCGCACCCGACAAAGGCCAGCCGCCAGAAACTCCGTAAAGAGATCGCCGATCACGGGTTAGCGCTCTCGGGGATCGCGGTGGATCTGTGGGCCTTTAAGAATCCTGGTACCTCCATTGTTGACGAGAACCCGGCCGCGTACCTAACGGCGTTCCTCGGGTGGTGCGCGTTCGCCGCGGACCTCGATGTTAAGACGATCCGGGTCGATACAGTGATTGCGCCGGATTATTTTGAAAAAGAAGGAAAAGAACTCGGCGCGGAAAAGGGGATGGAGCGGATCGCGTCCGCGTGGGACAAGGCGAGCAAGATGGCGGCGGACTACGGCATGAACATCTGCTGGGAGTTCGAGCCGGGTTTCGCGTTCAACAAGCCCTCGGAAATTGTGCGCCTGGTCGACCTGGTGCGTGCGAAGGGGAACAACAACTTCGGCGTGCTCTACGACACCTGCCACGCGCACATGTGCGCCGTGGTCGCGGCGAACCAGACCGGCACGAAGGAAACGCTCCCGGGCGGTGAACTGGAGTTGCTTGAAAAACTGAAGGGTAAGATCACCCACGTTCACGTGATCGACAGCGACGGCAGCCTGAACGAGCACAACACCTCGACGCACAACCCGTTCGGTACCGGCAAACTCGACTTCGACAAGCTCGCGCCGGCGCTCCTGAAGGCCGAGGTGCCGCACGACTGGTGGTGCGTGGACCTGTGCTTCTGGCCGCACGCCTGGGACGTGACCGCGCAGAGCAAGAAGTACCTCGACAAGCTCCGCGATAAGTTCGCCGCGGCGTGA
- a CDS encoding response regulator, with protein MTITGSKCTATLTPQRAAKRVVLAGRFALGANVADHFRKLGWEVHTVNADHDVHATAAETDPHAVLLPENAGEESGYLACVKLRQTLPDLKVVVVGAERTAGREKFAEFVGAKFVTEADGVGRFVTAMS; from the coding sequence ATGACTATCACCGGTAGCAAATGCACCGCGACACTTACCCCGCAACGGGCCGCCAAGCGGGTCGTTCTGGCCGGCCGGTTCGCGCTCGGAGCGAACGTGGCCGACCACTTCCGCAAGCTGGGCTGGGAGGTTCACACGGTTAACGCCGATCACGACGTTCACGCCACCGCCGCGGAGACCGATCCGCACGCGGTTCTGCTCCCCGAAAACGCCGGGGAAGAGAGCGGGTACCTCGCCTGCGTGAAACTGCGCCAGACGCTGCCCGACCTGAAGGTCGTGGTCGTCGGCGCGGAGCGCACCGCGGGTCGCGAGAAGTTCGCCGAGTTCGTCGGCGCGAAGTTCGTGACCGAGGCCGACGGCGTGGGCCGGTTCGTCACCGCGATGTCGTAA
- a CDS encoding RidA family protein, translating to MSSTPEKRVQELHLTLPPAPKPVAVYKTAVKFGNLLFVSGHGPLKADKTLITGRVGKDLNTEQGKEAARQTGLAILATIKEQLGSLDKVKKLLKTYGMVNCTDDFLEQPKVINGFSELMKDVFGDDGVGARSAVGHNSLPGNIAVEIECIFEVEA from the coding sequence GTGTCGAGCACCCCAGAAAAGCGCGTTCAAGAACTGCACCTCACGCTCCCGCCGGCCCCGAAGCCGGTCGCGGTGTACAAGACCGCGGTGAAGTTCGGCAACCTGCTGTTCGTGTCCGGGCACGGCCCGCTCAAGGCCGACAAGACGCTGATTACCGGGCGCGTCGGCAAGGATCTGAACACCGAACAGGGGAAAGAGGCCGCGCGCCAGACGGGACTGGCCATCCTCGCGACCATCAAGGAGCAACTCGGCTCGCTCGACAAGGTAAAGAAGCTGCTGAAGACCTACGGCATGGTGAACTGCACCGACGACTTCCTCGAGCAGCCGAAGGTCATCAACGGGTTCTCGGAACTGATGAAGGACGTGTTCGGTGACGACGGCGTCGGCGCGCGGAGCGCGGTCGGCCACAACTCGCTGCCGGGGAACATTGCTGTCGAGATCGAGTGCATTTTTGAAGTGGAAGCATAA
- a CDS encoding serine/threonine protein kinase, translating to MVTSDLGACEWFVWDLRRSGLIDRGPLDQIVGEFLKRNPRAEAPSLAEFLVDQGTLTAFQAERLLNGKSQGLVLGPYVLLDAIGAGSMGQVYKASSKNDNNHYAVKVLPRRSMWNVRLARRQVRSFGSFTHPAVVPFVDVGTAGGLHYLAWPLVEGTTLEAIIQHNGKLPPNQVALYGVQIAQGLTIAHQNNLFHGLVKPSNVMIGSDNQARMLDFGIGSLLVENEGESLVDTMSTANTLTSGLDCASPESIMEPTNRTPAGDQYSLGCVLYYALTGHVPFPEGSAVEKMMAHQTKEPTPIRELAPNVPPGLEEIVQRLMAKAPEGRYSGCDELVEALEPFLGDLNQIPGGIPGGSRAGAAGLGNRSSSHMPGLPGRSNPGSRITLPNKPSPSSGARPVPKPQSGPVTPNTPIPQSPRSTASTNLPGRASFQLPTPDENDTGAVAPINTPPAGARSALPKLPTRGATSAKPEPKPVKTAPPPAPVIEEEEAELADAWAEEVPERKNNTGAIGLAAIAIVLMIAVYIGATMLMK from the coding sequence ATGGTGACGAGCGACCTCGGAGCGTGCGAGTGGTTCGTGTGGGACCTGCGGCGCAGCGGGCTCATCGACCGCGGGCCGCTCGACCAGATCGTCGGCGAGTTCCTCAAGCGTAACCCCCGTGCGGAAGCGCCGTCCCTGGCCGAGTTCCTCGTCGACCAGGGCACGCTGACCGCGTTTCAGGCCGAGCGCCTTCTGAACGGTAAGAGCCAGGGCCTCGTGCTCGGGCCGTATGTGCTCCTCGACGCGATCGGCGCCGGGAGCATGGGGCAGGTCTACAAGGCCAGCTCGAAGAACGACAACAACCACTACGCGGTGAAGGTGCTCCCGCGGCGCAGCATGTGGAACGTCCGGCTGGCCCGGCGCCAGGTGCGGTCGTTCGGGAGCTTCACGCACCCGGCCGTCGTCCCGTTCGTGGACGTGGGCACCGCCGGCGGGCTGCACTACCTCGCGTGGCCCCTCGTCGAAGGCACCACGCTCGAAGCGATCATCCAGCACAACGGCAAACTGCCCCCGAACCAGGTCGCGCTGTACGGCGTGCAGATCGCGCAGGGGCTGACGATCGCCCACCAGAACAACCTGTTCCACGGCCTCGTGAAGCCGTCGAACGTCATGATCGGCTCGGACAACCAGGCCCGGATGCTCGACTTCGGCATCGGATCGCTGCTGGTCGAGAACGAGGGCGAGAGCCTCGTGGACACGATGTCCACCGCGAACACGCTGACGAGCGGTCTGGATTGCGCCAGCCCCGAAAGCATTATGGAGCCGACCAACCGGACCCCGGCCGGCGACCAGTACAGCCTGGGCTGCGTCCTGTACTACGCGCTCACGGGCCACGTGCCGTTCCCGGAAGGGTCGGCCGTTGAGAAGATGATGGCCCACCAGACGAAGGAGCCGACGCCGATCCGCGAACTGGCCCCGAACGTCCCGCCCGGCCTCGAAGAGATCGTGCAGCGGTTGATGGCGAAGGCGCCCGAAGGGCGCTACAGCGGGTGCGACGAACTCGTCGAGGCGCTGGAGCCGTTCCTGGGTGACCTCAACCAGATCCCCGGTGGCATACCGGGCGGGAGCCGCGCCGGAGCCGCGGGCCTCGGGAACCGTTCGAGCAGCCACATGCCCGGTCTGCCGGGGCGGTCGAACCCCGGATCGCGCATTACTCTTCCGAACAAGCCCTCACCGAGTTCCGGCGCCCGCCCGGTTCCCAAACCGCAATCCGGCCCGGTCACGCCGAACACGCCGATCCCGCAATCGCCTCGCTCGACGGCGAGCACGAACCTCCCGGGCCGGGCCTCGTTCCAACTGCCCACCCCGGACGAGAACGACACCGGAGCCGTCGCCCCGATCAACACGCCGCCCGCGGGCGCACGCAGCGCGCTGCCGAAGCTCCCGACTCGCGGCGCTACGAGCGCGAAACCCGAACCGAAGCCCGTGAAGACCGCCCCGCCGCCCGCCCCGGTTATCGAGGAGGAAGAAGCCGAACTCGCGGACGCTTGGGCCGAGGAAGTGCCGGAGCGCAAGAACAACACCGGGGCGATCGGGCTGGCCGCAATAGCGATTGTGCTGATGATCGCCGTCTACATTGGCGCGACCATGCTCATGAAGTAA
- a CDS encoding tetratricopeptide repeat protein, translated as MPLDPYVSCPCGSGKKFKWCCAPYFETVEKAFDQEDQGQHDAALQTIKGLLTTHATNPSVWLYYAQFLYKAGAAELETAARGPAARRVAGANEPPPGYTQKFEQAEEALSKALELNPNFGMAYFLRGQFRENEGELIGSLLLYRKAAEAYDPEAHDQIAAVYVKIYQSESMLNRPVAARAALERAAHVQPADAELRAQLDGEFGPDGPFPAAARKKYTFRPTAKPVPESAATGKLSDARKAFENLTSVTPDDPAAWFNLGLVFAWLGEQPKAVTALVKSIELETDDYRAEEAGALAEVLRCGFGMENDSDHLGHSFVLPIRDQNAVMRLLGAYEQGGKLRGAQVDQERGILFGLIVEEIPSLLTVGTVNLARITARVTVLIGQGIVRLSHPNRESVARVADELRTALQLAVEQPVESTNPLNFRDVVLEALAQPAGSGDEAMLEAKLRGHATNYFENLWIHKPLKALSGNNALDAMGSKVLRKHVFGVVKFLEDCLKSALPHKRVGEEAVPIEVYDFAQLRHKLGMEYVSAAPPQVHVPADAPAEAKAAPEAARQPEAPPAPKKRDIGSMNTSELAALDLAALSVGELEQAMLTAVKLDARELAVALAQAGLLKPFDAATPDRYRLYATAITGAAATGDTARAVELIDQGTKYDADHNGGHRATEYKLRKAQLYVKSKDAEKAAAEFESLVAMHPDEGKFYTTAAEEMLRMKNGAKALHFAEGGLETARRTGNRDLEGHCSELVAAARKAT; from the coding sequence ATGCCTCTCGATCCCTACGTCTCGTGCCCGTGCGGCAGCGGGAAAAAATTTAAATGGTGCTGCGCCCCCTACTTCGAGACCGTCGAGAAGGCGTTCGACCAGGAGGACCAGGGGCAACACGACGCGGCGCTCCAGACCATCAAGGGGCTGCTCACGACCCACGCCACGAACCCTTCGGTGTGGCTGTACTACGCCCAGTTCCTCTACAAGGCGGGCGCGGCGGAACTCGAAACCGCGGCGCGCGGTCCCGCAGCGCGCCGGGTGGCGGGTGCGAACGAACCGCCACCCGGGTACACCCAGAAGTTCGAGCAGGCAGAAGAAGCACTGTCCAAGGCACTGGAACTGAACCCGAACTTCGGGATGGCGTACTTCCTCCGCGGGCAGTTCCGCGAGAACGAAGGCGAACTCATCGGGTCGCTCCTGCTCTACCGCAAGGCCGCGGAAGCCTACGACCCGGAAGCGCACGACCAGATCGCGGCCGTGTACGTCAAGATTTACCAGAGCGAGTCGATGCTGAACCGCCCGGTCGCCGCGCGCGCGGCGCTGGAGCGGGCCGCCCACGTGCAACCGGCCGACGCCGAACTGCGGGCGCAACTCGACGGCGAATTCGGCCCGGACGGTCCGTTCCCGGCCGCGGCGCGCAAGAAGTACACGTTCCGCCCGACCGCGAAGCCGGTTCCCGAGTCCGCCGCCACCGGTAAACTCTCCGACGCCCGCAAAGCGTTCGAGAACCTGACCTCCGTCACCCCGGACGATCCCGCGGCGTGGTTCAACCTGGGGCTCGTGTTCGCGTGGTTGGGTGAACAGCCCAAAGCCGTAACCGCGCTCGTGAAGTCGATCGAGCTGGAAACGGACGACTACCGCGCGGAAGAAGCGGGCGCGCTGGCAGAAGTGCTCCGGTGCGGGTTCGGGATGGAGAACGATTCCGACCACCTGGGCCACTCGTTCGTGCTCCCGATCCGCGACCAGAACGCGGTGATGCGCCTGCTCGGGGCCTACGAACAGGGCGGTAAACTCCGCGGCGCCCAGGTCGATCAGGAGCGCGGCATCCTGTTCGGGCTGATCGTCGAAGAGATCCCGTCGCTGCTCACGGTCGGCACGGTGAACCTAGCCCGCATCACGGCCCGCGTTACGGTGCTCATCGGCCAGGGTATCGTCCGGCTCAGCCACCCGAACCGCGAATCGGTGGCGCGCGTGGCTGACGAGCTGCGCACCGCGCTGCAACTGGCCGTCGAGCAACCGGTCGAGAGCACCAACCCGCTGAACTTCCGCGACGTGGTGCTGGAAGCCCTGGCGCAGCCGGCCGGGTCCGGGGACGAGGCCATGCTGGAGGCCAAACTCCGCGGGCACGCGACCAACTACTTCGAGAACCTCTGGATTCACAAGCCGCTGAAGGCCCTCTCCGGGAACAACGCGCTCGACGCGATGGGCAGCAAGGTGTTGCGCAAGCACGTGTTCGGCGTGGTGAAGTTCCTCGAAGACTGCCTCAAATCGGCCCTGCCGCACAAGCGGGTCGGCGAAGAGGCGGTCCCGATCGAGGTTTACGACTTCGCCCAGCTCCGGCACAAGCTCGGCATGGAGTACGTGAGCGCGGCCCCGCCGCAAGTTCACGTCCCTGCCGACGCGCCCGCTGAGGCGAAGGCGGCCCCCGAAGCCGCGCGCCAGCCGGAAGCGCCGCCCGCTCCGAAGAAGCGCGACATCGGCTCGATGAACACCTCCGAACTCGCGGCCCTGGACTTGGCCGCACTGTCTGTGGGCGAACTGGAACAGGCGATGCTGACGGCGGTGAAGCTCGACGCCCGCGAACTGGCGGTCGCGCTCGCTCAAGCCGGGTTGCTGAAGCCGTTCGACGCGGCCACTCCGGACCGCTATCGCCTGTACGCGACCGCAATCACTGGCGCTGCGGCGACCGGCGACACGGCACGTGCGGTGGAACTCATCGACCAGGGCACGAAGTACGACGCGGACCACAACGGCGGACATCGCGCGACCGAATACAAGCTCCGCAAGGCCCAGCTCTACGTGAAATCGAAGGACGCGGAGAAAGCCGCCGCCGAGTTCGAGTCGCTCGTCGCGATGCACCCGGACGAAGGCAAGTTCTACACGACTGCCGCGGAAGAAATGCTCCGGATGAAGAACGGCGCAAAGGCCTTGCACTTCGCCGAAGGCGGACTCGAAACCGCCCGGCGCACCGGTAACCGCGACCTCGAAGGGCACTGCTCGGAACTCGTCGCCGCCGCGCGCAAGGCGACGTGA
- the mscL gene encoding large conductance mechanosensitive channel protein MscL, translated as MRSFFEEFKKFILRGNVVDLAVGVVIGTAFGKIVESLVRDIFMPIVGLATGGFDVSAQSITLYKDAKLAWGAFAQTLITFAIVGFCMFLVVKGMNALHKYILKDDEVKPAELTPTEKLLTEIRDLLKPSAPPAPPPT; from the coding sequence ATGCGCTCGTTCTTCGAGGAGTTCAAGAAGTTCATCCTGCGCGGCAACGTCGTCGATCTCGCGGTCGGGGTCGTGATCGGCACCGCGTTCGGGAAGATCGTGGAATCACTGGTGCGCGACATCTTCATGCCGATCGTGGGCCTCGCGACGGGCGGGTTCGACGTGTCCGCGCAGTCGATCACGCTCTACAAGGACGCGAAGCTCGCGTGGGGCGCCTTCGCACAAACGCTCATCACGTTCGCCATCGTCGGGTTCTGCATGTTCCTCGTGGTGAAGGGGATGAACGCGCTACACAAGTACATCCTCAAGGACGACGAGGTGAAGCCGGCCGAACTGACCCCGACCGAGAAACTGCTCACCGAGATCCGCGACCTCCTCAAGCCGAGCGCGCCCCCGGCCCCGCCTCCAACGTAA